One genomic region from Salvelinus sp. IW2-2015 linkage group LG24, ASM291031v2, whole genome shotgun sequence encodes:
- the LOC111951477 gene encoding tRNA-dihydrouridine(20a/20b) synthase [NAD(P)+]-like — translation MKMTTTNMMDMFEEGKVLKICAPMVRYSKLAFRSLVRKFDCDICFTPMIVAPDFMRSVKARDSEFTTNEADRPLIVQFAASDAQTLADAACVVAPFSDGVDLNCGCPQRWAMSEGYGACLINKPELVKDMVRHVRNQVDNPNYTASIKIRIHKDLRRTVDLCQKAEAAGVSWITVHGRTAEERHQPVHFDAIKTIKDSLSVPVIANGDIKTLRDVETTHQLTGVDGVMAARGLLSNPAMFAGYNETPLECVWDWVDLATNQGTPFTCFHQHLIYMLERVSSQPERKVFNSLHSTAAVIDYLHNTYGSPDTQTVGLSYLLFSFQPPVSLSGCRRTVLLEMTLQWTAVALFLYVEIGVLLILCLPFISATRWQCIFQLRIWNKMARFWNKFFLAMIIILIVLFLDALREVRKYSGAGNSMDANLHPNMFDHLHMKLFRAQRNLYISGFTLFLWLVLRRVITLINQLATESGTTASLQTKAECANQTAKKYMEDNELLKQTLMYGKGDKATAEGNELLRSEREKLRGELKGSEEALKKSQSEMEAMKKQSYGLTKEYDRLLNEHQSLQESGDKKDD, via the exons ATGAAAATGACGACCACCAACATGATGGACATGTTTGAGGAAGGGAAAGTTCTGAAAATCTGTGCTCCTATGGTCCGGTATTCAAA GTTGGCATTCAGGTCACTGGTGAGGAAATTTGACTGTGACATTTGCTTCACTCCAATGATAGTTGCGCCTGACTTTATGCGTTCTGTCAAAGCCAGAGACAGTGAATTTACAACTAATGAAG CTGACCGTCCTCTGATCGTGCAGTTTGCTGCCAGTGATGCCCAGACCCTGGCTGATGCAGCCTGTGTGGTCGCACCCTTCTCTGATGGAGTGGACCTCAACTGTGGCTGTCCCCAGCGGTGGGCCATGTCGGAAGGCTACGGGGCATGCCTTATCAACAAGCCTGAGCTGGTCAAAGACATGGTTCGACATGTCAGGAACCAAGTGGACAATCCTAACTACACAGCCTCCATCAAAATACG AATTCACAAGGACCTGCGGCGTACAGTGGACCTGTGTCAGAAGGCAGAGGCGGCAGGGGTGTCCTGGATAACGGTCCATGGTCGGACCGCAGAGGAGCGCCACCAGCCGGTCCACTTTGATGCTATCAAGACCATCAAGGACAGCCTGTCAGTCCCTGTCATCGCCAACGGAGACATAAAGACCCTCCGAGATGTTGAGACCACTCACCAGCTCACTGGAGTCGATG GTGTGATGGCAGCCCGGGGGCTGTTGTCCAACCCGGCCATGTTCGCTGGCTACAATGAGACCCCTCTTGAGTGTGTGTGGGACTGGGTGGACCTCGCCACGAACCAGGGGACACCCTTCACCTGCTTCCACCAGCACCTCATCTACATGCTGGAGAGGGTCAGCTCCCAGCCTGAGAGGAAGGTGTTCAACTCCCTGCATAGCACCGCTGCTGTCATAGACTACCTCCACAACACATATGGAtccccagacacacagacagtaggCCTATCATA TTTGCTTTTCTCTTTTCAACCTCCGGTTTCTTTGTCCGGGTGCCGCAGA ACTGTATTGTTAGAGATGACGTTGCAATGGACTGCAGTTGCCCTCTTCCTCTATGTGGAAATAGGTGTACTACTCATCCTCTGTCTACCCTTCATCTCAGCCACCAG ATGGCAGTGTATCTTCCAGCTGAGAATATGGAACAAAATGGCCAGGTTTTGGAATAAATTCTTCCTCGCCATGATCATAATCCTTATAGTCCTCTTCCTCG ATGCTTTGCGTGAGGTGAGGAAGTATTCGGGCGCGGGAAACAGCATGGATGCTAATCTGCATCCCAACATGTTTGACCACCTCCACATGAAGCTGTTCAGAGCCCAGAGAAACCTCTACATCTCTGGATTTACCCTCTTCCTCTGGCT AGTGCTGAGGCGGGTGATCACTCTGATCAACCAGCTGGCSACGGAGTCTGGCACCACGGCCTCTCTGCAGACCAAGGCAGAGTGTGCCAACCAAACTGCCAAGAAATACATGGAGGACAACGAGCTATTGAAGCAG ACTTTGATGTATGGGAAGGGGGACAAGGCCACAGCGGAGGGAAACGAGCTGCTGAGATCAGAGAGGGAGAAACTGAGAGGAGAACTGAAGGGCTCAGAGGAAG CCTTGAAAAAGTCCCAATCCGAGATGGAAGCTATGAAGAAACAATCCTATGGACTGACCAAAGAATACGACCGACTGCTGAATGAACACCAG AGTCTTCAAGAGAGTGGAGATAAAAAGGATGATTGA